From the Paenibacillus sp. FSL H8-0548 genome, one window contains:
- a CDS encoding sensor histidine kinase produces the protein MMTGIRALALRINNIRIKKKLIFSFILVVFVPVLIVGVFLTVAFRQNVLDQATQQITNNVERIKKQTLDVIRMPIEISDKLLVDSRLTNVVNTHYNSTFEVVKAFWDYRDFRDYIRLYSEVYNVRFYTTNMTILDNWEFLKVTPATTDEDWYIAAMEQDGIHWGYFADETKNNQNYLSLIRKITFPTYRSSGVLVIGVNPVELNAMISEEPFDTMIIDDNGYMIAAKNPDWVGKNISELDFASQLTDKVAGTYEFKFEGKSSKIVVEDLLPESSNNGLKIISVFTIESIVSGANRISLLGFGIIMVSLVIAFVLIYIFSVMLAKRMLLLNKDLNKVAMGDFNVISHVSGNDEIGILSKQFNNMVVSIRGLMDEVAESHKQQAQLQLRQKEIKLKMMASQINPHFLFNALESIRMKAHIKGETEISSIVRMLGKMIRRNLEVGSRKIALKDELEMVRCYLEIQKFRYGNERLTFRLDIDDSSQNIEIPPLIIQPLIENAVVHGLENIAEGGFVSLTTQVKEQVLCIEVADNGVGISGEKLGQINEALLDMEEEAEYRIGLRNVHQRLVMIYGEDCGLRITSEPGEGTRINFEIPTGGHPFA, from the coding sequence ATGATGACTGGCATCAGAGCGCTTGCACTTAGAATCAACAATATTAGAATAAAAAAAAAGCTGATCTTCTCGTTTATACTCGTCGTATTCGTTCCTGTGCTGATCGTCGGCGTATTTTTGACGGTCGCTTTTCGCCAAAATGTCCTTGATCAGGCGACGCAGCAAATTACGAACAATGTGGAACGAATAAAGAAGCAGACGCTCGATGTTATTCGAATGCCAATTGAAATTTCGGATAAGCTGCTCGTAGATAGCCGATTAACGAATGTTGTTAATACGCATTATAATTCTACCTTTGAAGTGGTCAAGGCGTTTTGGGATTATCGCGATTTTCGCGATTACATACGCCTATACAGTGAAGTGTACAACGTGCGCTTCTATACAACGAATATGACGATTTTGGACAATTGGGAGTTTCTAAAGGTGACCCCTGCGACGACGGATGAAGACTGGTATATCGCTGCGATGGAACAGGATGGCATTCATTGGGGATATTTTGCTGACGAGACGAAGAACAATCAGAACTATTTGAGCCTTATTCGAAAAATCACGTTTCCTACGTACCGATCAAGCGGAGTGCTTGTCATTGGCGTCAATCCTGTAGAGCTGAATGCGATGATTAGTGAAGAGCCGTTCGACACGATGATCATTGATGACAACGGCTATATGATTGCGGCGAAAAATCCTGATTGGGTCGGCAAGAACATATCAGAATTGGATTTTGCCAGTCAATTAACGGATAAGGTCGCAGGGACTTACGAGTTTAAGTTTGAAGGCAAGTCCTCCAAAATCGTTGTGGAGGATCTTCTTCCCGAGTCTAGCAACAATGGGCTCAAAATTATCTCGGTCTTTACAATAGAAAGCATTGTTAGCGGCGCGAATCGTATTAGTCTTCTTGGATTTGGGATAATTATGGTGAGCTTGGTCATTGCGTTTGTTTTAATTTATATATTCTCGGTCATGTTAGCAAAGCGGATGCTGCTGCTGAACAAGGATTTGAACAAGGTGGCCATGGGTGATTTTAACGTAATTTCTCATGTATCAGGCAATGACGAGATCGGCATTTTATCTAAGCAATTCAACAATATGGTTGTGAGCATACGCGGTTTAATGGACGAGGTTGCAGAATCGCATAAGCAGCAGGCGCAGCTGCAGCTGCGGCAGAAAGAGATCAAGCTGAAAATGATGGCAAGCCAAATCAATCCGCATTTTCTCTTTAACGCGCTCGAATCGATTCGCATGAAGGCTCATATCAAGGGCGAAACTGAAATTTCCTCAATCGTCAGGATGCTTGGGAAAATGATTCGCCGCAACCTAGAGGTTGGCTCTCGCAAAATCGCGTTAAAGGACGAGCTGGAAATGGTGCGCTGTTATTTGGAAATACAAAAATTCAGATACGGAAACGAGCGCTTAACCTTCCGGCTTGATATCGATGATTCCAGCCAAAACATTGAAATACCGCCGCTCATTATTCAGCCGCTCATTGAGAACGCTGTCGTGCACGGACTGGAAAATATTGCAGAGGGCGGCTTCGTTTCGTTGACTACTCAAGTGAAGGAGCAGGTTCTCTGCATCGAGGTAGCGGATAATGGAGTTGGAATTAGTGGGGAAAAGCTGGGGCAAATCAACGAAGCGCTGCTTGATATGGAGGAAGAGGCTGAATACCGGATTGGACTTCGAAACGTTCATCAGCGACTGGTCATGATTTATGGCGAGGACTGCGGCTTGCGTATTACAAGTGAGCCGGGGGAAGGTACGCGTATAAATTTTGAAATACCGACAGGGGGTCATCCATTTGCATAA
- a CDS encoding response regulator: protein MLIVDDEPMIREGLQTLVDWNKYGFVVAGTASNGREAVEKHAVLLPDLILIDIRMPGMDGLQAIEEIRKTDTVCHFLILSGYAEFNYAKQAIAHQVDGYILKPIDEDELESYVERVSEQLKHRSEQQLNTEQTTQLLREELLQQLAAGKLATEASSSVELKTLLGPPAKYYQLLLIELYSREHSLTLNATLKKKLGEIIEQKQLGFVFSAEPFVGVLLKDYLLQNGSREQMRQWIEACCGTRVRFVGAASEAVREPLELQRWSFAVSGLLKQRFMLQGQQIHLASLAESSKPEEASANEELSIDSLAQKLFYMLDIGNKAGVEKSVQEASESICAVDTSESFVKSSWAQLLTNVLNKASISNPQVSIQEDLSIITALYLAHHYDEMIVQLKKRLLDLSEKIGKTDSLTVMKQITDFIERHYSENIKLETLAELFNYNSGYLGKMFKSYTGEHFNTYLDQVRIQHAIELLQEGLKVHQVSERVGYANVDYFHSKFKKYKGVSPSSFKSASGKPVSE, encoded by the coding sequence GTGCTGATTGTCGACGATGAGCCAATGATTCGAGAAGGTCTGCAAACTCTAGTCGACTGGAACAAATACGGGTTTGTCGTTGCGGGAACCGCATCAAATGGCCGTGAGGCTGTGGAGAAGCATGCTGTACTCCTTCCTGATTTAATATTAATCGATATTCGCATGCCGGGCATGGATGGGCTTCAAGCGATTGAGGAAATTAGGAAAACAGATACCGTCTGCCATTTCTTAATATTAAGCGGCTATGCCGAATTCAATTATGCGAAGCAAGCGATTGCGCATCAGGTTGACGGCTACATCTTAAAGCCGATCGATGAGGATGAGCTGGAGAGCTACGTCGAGCGGGTTAGTGAGCAGCTTAAGCATAGATCGGAGCAGCAGTTGAACACGGAGCAGACGACACAGCTGCTGCGCGAGGAGCTGCTTCAACAGCTTGCCGCAGGCAAGCTGGCAACGGAAGCCTCAAGCTCGGTGGAGCTGAAGACACTCTTAGGCCCGCCTGCGAAATATTATCAGCTGCTCCTTATCGAGCTGTATAGCAGAGAACATTCGCTTACGTTGAATGCTACACTTAAGAAAAAGCTTGGCGAAATTATCGAGCAAAAGCAGCTAGGCTTCGTATTTTCCGCAGAGCCTTTCGTAGGGGTTCTATTAAAGGATTATTTGCTGCAAAATGGATCTCGCGAGCAAATGAGGCAATGGATCGAAGCTTGCTGCGGAACGAGAGTCAGATTCGTAGGAGCAGCTAGCGAGGCGGTTCGCGAGCCATTAGAGCTGCAAAGATGGTCGTTTGCGGTAAGCGGCTTATTGAAGCAAAGGTTTATGCTGCAAGGCCAGCAGATTCACTTAGCTTCCCTAGCGGAAAGCAGCAAGCCAGAGGAAGCCTCTGCAAACGAAGAGCTATCCATAGATAGTCTAGCTCAAAAGCTATTTTACATGCTCGACATCGGAAATAAGGCTGGTGTAGAGAAATCTGTACAGGAAGCCTCCGAAAGCATTTGTGCTGTCGATACTTCAGAGTCGTTCGTCAAATCCAGCTGGGCACAGCTGCTTACGAATGTGCTGAATAAAGCGAGCATCAGCAATCCCCAGGTTTCTATACAGGAGGATTTATCGATCATTACGGCTCTTTATTTAGCACATCACTATGACGAGATGATTGTTCAACTGAAAAAGCGATTACTCGATTTATCAGAAAAAATTGGGAAAACAGACAGCCTGACAGTGATGAAGCAAATAACCGATTTCATTGAGCGTCATTATAGCGAGAATATTAAGCTGGAAACACTCGCGGAGCTTTTCAATTATAACAGCGGTTATTTGGGCAAAATGTTCAAAAGCTATACCGGTGAGCATTTCAACACCTATTTGGATCAGGTTCGGATTCAGCATGCGATCGAGCTGCTTCAGGAGGGTCTGAAAGTACATCAGGTTTCGGAGCGGGTAGGCTATGCCAATGTAGATTATTTTCATAGCAAATTCAAAAAATACAAGGGCGTATCGCCCTCTTCCTTCAAAAGTGCATCGGGAAAACCAGTCTCGGAGTAA
- a CDS encoding ABC transporter permease subunit yields the protein MKPLTEPTQSLGTTNKRNRFWSKFIQQRYLYMMSLPFVIWIFIFSYVPVWGWLTAFQNYKPKNSILNQKWVGFDNFIELFQDERFYIVLRNTLAMSTMGLIVSFTVPVIFALLLNEMRGQFFKRSVQTISYLPHFVSWVVVAGLVSKMLSTDGGAINQLLMYLHIIDAPIQFMAKGEWFWGIVTLSDLWKEMGWNSIIFLAAMSGIDPELYEASTVDGAGRFRKMWHITLPGIRTTFMVLFILSIGHLVSIGFEKQFLLGNPLVSDYSEVLDLYALKYGIQMSRYSYGTAIGIFNSVVSILLVFVANGIYKRVTKESII from the coding sequence ATGAAACCGCTAACAGAACCTACCCAATCACTTGGGACGACGAACAAACGGAACCGTTTTTGGTCCAAATTTATTCAGCAGCGTTACTTGTATATGATGTCATTGCCGTTCGTCATCTGGATTTTTATATTCAGCTACGTTCCGGTATGGGGCTGGTTGACAGCATTTCAAAATTACAAACCTAAAAACTCGATTTTGAATCAAAAATGGGTAGGCTTCGATAACTTTATTGAGCTGTTTCAAGATGAAAGGTTTTATATCGTCTTGCGAAACACACTCGCTATGAGTACGATGGGTTTGATTGTCAGCTTTACCGTTCCTGTCATTTTTGCATTGCTGTTAAATGAGATGAGAGGACAGTTCTTCAAGCGCTCTGTTCAAACCATTTCTTACTTGCCTCACTTTGTATCCTGGGTTGTTGTAGCTGGGCTCGTATCGAAGATGCTGTCGACCGATGGCGGTGCAATCAATCAATTGCTAATGTACCTTCATATTATAGACGCTCCGATTCAATTTATGGCAAAGGGCGAATGGTTTTGGGGCATAGTAACCTTGTCCGACCTGTGGAAAGAGATGGGATGGAATTCGATTATCTTCCTTGCTGCCATGTCAGGAATCGATCCTGAGCTTTATGAGGCTTCAACGGTTGATGGCGCAGGACGCTTCCGCAAAATGTGGCATATTACGCTTCCGGGAATTCGGACAACCTTCATGGTTTTATTCATACTCTCGATAGGGCATTTGGTCAGCATAGGCTTCGAAAAGCAATTTTTGCTAGGCAATCCTCTCGTATCTGATTACTCAGAGGTGCTCGATCTATATGCGCTCAAGTACGGTATTCAAATGAGTCGATATTCGTATGGTACGGCAATCGGCATATTTAACTCCGTCGTCAGCATCCTGCTCGTGTTTGTAGCGAACGGCATATACAAACGAGTCACCAAAGAATCAATCATATAG
- a CDS encoding carbohydrate ABC transporter permease, with product MQGTMRRNTGDKIFDTFVYIFMTVVAIVTLYPFLNVLAISFNDSVDTVRGGLTIYPRQFTLKNYETIFGFDGLLVGFKNSVLRTVIGTAIGVLSASMMAYTLSRPDFQARRWMSVVFALTMYFTGGLIPGFLLMKNLGLIGTFSVYIIPALLSVWNVFVVRSYIDGLPYALQESAKIDGANDWTIFWKVILPLCQPVLATIALFIAVGHWNSWFDTYLFNNRSPENTTLQYELMKVLLSTQTGNNYRDPNAQQAIASVSPESIKMAITIVVTIPILMVYPFLQKYFVKGMTLGAVKS from the coding sequence ATGCAAGGAACAATGAGAAGAAATACAGGCGATAAAATATTTGATACCTTCGTTTACATTTTTATGACGGTTGTTGCCATTGTGACGTTATATCCGTTTCTTAACGTACTCGCTATATCATTCAATGATTCTGTGGATACGGTAAGAGGCGGCCTAACTATATACCCTCGTCAATTTACGCTGAAAAACTACGAGACGATATTCGGTTTCGATGGCTTGCTGGTTGGCTTTAAAAACTCAGTGCTGCGTACAGTAATTGGTACGGCAATCGGTGTGTTGTCCGCTTCCATGATGGCATACACACTTAGCCGCCCTGATTTCCAGGCAAGAAGATGGATGTCCGTTGTGTTCGCTCTAACGATGTATTTCACAGGCGGCCTGATTCCAGGCTTTCTCCTGATGAAAAACCTAGGTTTGATCGGCACGTTCTCGGTTTACATTATTCCTGCTCTGCTCAGTGTTTGGAACGTGTTCGTCGTCCGCTCCTATATTGACGGACTTCCTTATGCGCTGCAGGAATCGGCCAAAATCGACGGCGCCAACGATTGGACCATATTCTGGAAGGTTATTCTTCCGCTTTGCCAGCCAGTCCTTGCAACGATCGCTTTGTTTATTGCAGTCGGACATTGGAACTCATGGTTCGACACTTATCTGTTCAACAACCGGAGTCCTGAGAATACGACGCTTCAGTACGAGCTAATGAAGGTACTGTTGTCGACGCAAACGGGCAACAACTATCGCGATCCGAACGCACAACAGGCTATTGCTTCTGTTTCGCCGGAATCCATTAAGATGGCGATTACGATTGTTGTTACCATTCCAATTCTCATGGTATATCCGTTCCTTCAAAAGTATTTTGTGAAGGGTATGACGCTTGGAGCAGTAAAAAGTTAA
- a CDS encoding ABC transporter substrate-binding protein, with protein sequence MKRNMQMALSLMLALVFVFVTACGNSNNDGNTNKGTTNEATNSANENEVLEPITIRMASGDNNANWDDMNSETGKFLLEKTGITIKQEFPVGGTDADMFALMVASDDYPDLVMPKGNIGKLVDAGAMVDLRPLIEEYGPNIKKVYGEYFNRLRWSEDDDAIYALPQGGVGQVYFESGGGFQLQHQVLEAAGYPEIKTVQDYEAAIKAYIEKNPKTADGQPTIGMSLNGGEWQILITVTNPAFYATGAPDDGEFYINQETHEAIMHYQRPEEREYFRWLNHMNDIGLLDKESFVQKYDQYKAKVASGRVLGLIDQDWDYADAQNALKAEGKFKSTYARFPVTLNDTYQDHAFQGTGYIAGYGLGITTAAKDPVRLIKFLDYLASDEGQVLVNWGIEGKHYTIEDGKRVIPADVQAQKSNDNNTFKKTTGIGNYLISARYGDGVMDPSGNYYTTTFPEQIQTAYSEEDKKTLAKYNATTYKDLWPADDAFPERKYGAAWTLPFETGSQANVIFQKTQDIMKKRIPEAILAKPADFDKIYDAFLKDLEDAGVDKLNAEFTKMVQDRVALWSK encoded by the coding sequence ATGAAAAGAAATATGCAAATGGCACTAAGCTTGATGCTGGCACTTGTTTTCGTATTCGTCACAGCTTGCGGCAACTCGAATAATGATGGCAACACGAACAAGGGTACAACAAATGAAGCAACGAATTCCGCTAATGAGAATGAGGTGCTTGAGCCGATTACAATCCGAATGGCTTCAGGTGATAACAATGCGAACTGGGATGATATGAATTCGGAAACAGGTAAATTCCTTCTAGAAAAAACAGGCATTACTATTAAACAAGAATTCCCTGTCGGCGGCACTGACGCAGATATGTTCGCACTTATGGTAGCAAGCGATGACTATCCAGACCTCGTTATGCCGAAAGGGAACATCGGTAAATTAGTTGATGCTGGTGCAATGGTCGACCTTCGTCCATTGATCGAAGAGTATGGCCCTAACATCAAAAAGGTATACGGCGAATATTTCAACCGTCTTCGCTGGAGCGAGGATGATGATGCAATCTACGCATTGCCGCAAGGCGGCGTTGGCCAAGTTTACTTTGAATCGGGAGGCGGCTTCCAACTTCAGCACCAAGTGCTAGAAGCAGCAGGTTACCCAGAAATCAAAACCGTTCAAGATTATGAAGCAGCGATTAAAGCTTACATTGAGAAAAACCCAAAAACGGCAGACGGCCAGCCGACAATCGGTATGTCGCTTAACGGCGGAGAATGGCAGATTCTAATTACGGTAACGAACCCTGCTTTCTATGCAACTGGAGCACCGGATGACGGAGAGTTCTATATCAACCAAGAAACACATGAAGCGATCATGCATTACCAACGTCCTGAAGAAAGAGAATATTTCCGTTGGCTCAACCACATGAACGATATCGGCTTGCTTGACAAAGAAAGCTTCGTTCAAAAGTACGACCAATACAAAGCTAAAGTGGCATCTGGACGCGTACTGGGCCTAATTGATCAAGATTGGGATTATGCCGATGCGCAAAACGCTTTGAAAGCTGAAGGCAAATTTAAATCAACATATGCTCGTTTCCCTGTAACATTAAACGATACGTACCAAGATCATGCTTTCCAAGGCACTGGATACATTGCAGGCTACGGACTGGGTATTACAACAGCTGCGAAGGATCCTGTTCGATTGATCAAATTCCTAGATTACTTGGCTTCAGATGAAGGTCAAGTGCTTGTAAACTGGGGTATCGAAGGCAAGCACTACACCATTGAAGACGGCAAACGTGTGATTCCAGCTGACGTTCAAGCTCAGAAATCGAACGATAACAATACGTTCAAGAAGACGACAGGAATCGGTAACTACTTGATTTCCGCTCGTTACGGCGACGGTGTGATGGATCCATCCGGCAACTACTACACAACGACATTCCCGGAGCAAATCCAAACGGCTTATTCCGAAGAGGACAAAAAGACGCTTGCGAAATACAATGCGACAACGTATAAAGATCTGTGGCCTGCGGACGATGCTTTCCCAGAGCGCAAATACGGCGCAGCTTGGACGCTTCCATTCGAGACAGGCTCACAAGCTAACGTTATTTTCCAAAAAACACAAGACATTATGAAAAAGCGTATTCCTGAAGCAATTCTTGCGAAGCCGGCAGACTTTGACAAAATCTACGACGCATTCTTGAAAGACCTCGAGGATGCTGGCGTTGATAAACTGAATGCTGAATTCACAAAAATGGTTCAAGATCGCGTAGCACTTTGGTCCAAATAA
- a CDS encoding beta-galactosidase, translating into MIHNKLPKIWYGGDYNPEQWDDETMSEDLRMFKLADIDVATVNVFSWARIQPSEDTYDFEQLDKIIDRLHGDNISVCLATSTGAHPAWMAKRYPDVTRVDYEGRKRKFGGRHNSCPSSPTYRQYSQLIAGKLAERYKDHPALVAWHISNEYGGYCYCDNCADAFRVWLQKRYHTIEQLNKAWYTSFWGHTFYDFDEIVPPNALSEEWGGNRTNFQSISLDYRRFQSDALLECYLIEYEEVRKHSPNIQITTNLMGTYPELDYFKWAKHLDVVSWDNYPSIDTPVSYTAMTHALMRGLKSGQPFMLMEQTPSQQNWQAYNSLKRPGVMRLWSYQAVAHGADTVMFFQLRRSIGACEKYHGAVIEHVGHEHTRVFRECAELGHELTQLSDKLLDSRIDAKAAIVFDWENRWAVELSSGPSVALKYVDEVHKYYDALFEQNIQTDMISVEESFEQYELVIAPVMYMIKPGFAEKVEAFVARGGTFITTFFSGIVNENDLVTIGGYPGKLRNVLGIWAEEIDSLLPGQQNQVVMKKEVGALSGTYTCSILCDLIHSEGAEVVAEYGSDFYKGMPVVTVNNFGEGEAWYIASSPDKDFLQALITNICKDKGIEPLMAAPSGVEVTRRNKDGKSFTFILNHNTEAAELQLGAQPRHELLTNEQVSGAYSLAAKGVMIIEE; encoded by the coding sequence ATGATACATAATAAGCTTCCAAAAATATGGTACGGCGGAGACTACAATCCGGAGCAGTGGGACGATGAAACGATGTCGGAGGATCTCCGGATGTTTAAGCTTGCGGATATTGATGTCGCAACCGTCAACGTTTTCTCATGGGCTCGAATTCAACCAAGTGAAGATACGTATGATTTTGAACAGCTGGACAAAATAATCGACCGGCTTCATGGCGACAATATTTCCGTTTGCCTAGCGACAAGTACGGGTGCACATCCCGCATGGATGGCCAAAAGATATCCGGATGTTACACGTGTTGATTACGAAGGCCGCAAGCGGAAGTTTGGCGGACGCCACAATTCATGTCCAAGCAGCCCGACCTACCGGCAGTATTCACAGCTTATCGCCGGCAAATTAGCAGAGCGCTACAAGGATCATCCCGCACTTGTTGCTTGGCATATTTCCAATGAATATGGCGGCTACTGCTATTGTGACAACTGCGCGGACGCATTCCGTGTATGGCTGCAAAAACGTTACCATACGATCGAGCAGCTGAATAAAGCTTGGTATACGAGCTTCTGGGGTCATACGTTCTATGATTTTGATGAAATCGTTCCTCCAAATGCGCTAAGCGAGGAGTGGGGCGGCAATCGGACGAATTTCCAAAGTATTTCCCTCGACTATCGGAGATTCCAATCGGATGCCCTGCTTGAGTGCTATTTAATTGAATACGAAGAGGTTCGCAAGCATTCGCCGAATATCCAAATTACAACAAACCTGATGGGTACCTACCCTGAGCTTGATTATTTTAAATGGGCCAAGCATCTGGACGTTGTTTCATGGGATAACTACCCATCCATTGATACGCCTGTGAGCTATACCGCAATGACACATGCCTTAATGCGGGGCCTCAAGAGCGGTCAGCCGTTTATGCTTATGGAGCAAACGCCAAGCCAGCAAAACTGGCAGGCTTATAATTCGCTGAAGCGGCCAGGTGTTATGCGTCTATGGAGCTATCAGGCGGTAGCGCATGGTGCGGACACGGTCATGTTCTTCCAGCTTCGCCGCTCTATTGGAGCATGCGAGAAATATCATGGTGCGGTCATTGAGCATGTTGGCCACGAGCATACTCGTGTATTCCGCGAATGCGCTGAGCTTGGGCATGAGCTTACGCAGCTTTCGGACAAGCTGCTTGATTCGCGTATCGACGCGAAGGCTGCAATCGTCTTTGATTGGGAAAATAGATGGGCTGTTGAGCTCTCAAGCGGACCAAGCGTTGCGCTCAAGTATGTAGACGAGGTTCATAAATACTACGACGCCTTGTTTGAGCAGAACATTCAGACAGATATGATCAGCGTTGAGGAAAGCTTTGAGCAATATGAACTCGTCATTGCTCCGGTTATGTATATGATTAAGCCGGGCTTTGCGGAGAAGGTAGAAGCTTTTGTCGCTCGCGGAGGCACGTTTATTACGACCTTCTTCAGCGGAATCGTCAATGAAAATGATTTGGTTACGATTGGCGGCTACCCGGGCAAGCTTCGCAACGTACTTGGTATTTGGGCTGAGGAAATTGATTCGCTTCTGCCAGGACAGCAAAATCAGGTGGTTATGAAAAAAGAAGTCGGTGCCTTAAGCGGTACTTATACTTGCAGCATCCTATGTGACTTGATTCATTCCGAAGGCGCTGAAGTTGTAGCTGAGTATGGCTCTGATTTCTACAAAGGCATGCCAGTGGTAACAGTCAACAATTTCGGCGAGGGCGAGGCTTGGTATATCGCTTCAAGCCCTGACAAGGACTTCCTGCAAGCACTGATTACAAATATTTGCAAGGACAAAGGAATCGAGCCTTTGATGGCTGCTCCTTCAGGCGTTGAAGTAACGCGTAGAAATAAAGATGGAAAATCGTTCACCTTTATTTTGAATCATAATACTGAGGCTGCCGAGCTGCAGCTTGGAGCACAGCCGCGACATGAGCTTCTAACAAACGAGCAAGTAAGCGGAGCTTACAGCTTGGCTGCCAAGGGCGTTATGATTATCGAGGAGTAA